Part of the Impatiens glandulifera chromosome 8, dImpGla2.1, whole genome shotgun sequence genome is shown below.
TTCCTGATCCCATGAAGTTCGAACTTTCAAGATTTTGTAGTACAGATTCTCTAACTTTGTCTGCAATCCTAGTTGCTGATAAGTTCGAAGCATATCTCGAAGAAGATAAACGTCGGGAACTATACTCGGTTTTTGTTTCTCCATCGTTTCGAGTACTGAACAGGCTTCTTTAAGCAGACCGGCCTTAATGTACATTCTCACAACGATACTGAATGCGATCATGTCCAGAGCTATTCCAGAGGATTTCAGCTTCGAATATAAATTCTCTCCTTCCTTGAATTTCTTCACAATCGTATAAATATCGATCATCGTGCCCACGATATGCAGGTTCGGCTTGTCATCGTCTTTCGGCATTTCGTTGTATATCTGCACAGCTTCCTCAAAGAAACCTGAGTCCTTACAAGAACATATCAACAGATGGTATAAATTATCCTGAAAAGTTTTATCCTTCCACTTTCTTTCGTGAAGAATTTTTAACGCGTGATCGACCAAACCATGTTTGACATAAGCCATGACGACGCTAGAACACGAAGTTTGATTAGTCAAAACATGATCGTAAAAAGAACCTCGTACAATCAATGGAAATCTGTCAAATCTTTCTGCTTTCTCGTATGCCTGTAAGAGAATCCCAAGAATAGAAGCGTATTGACATCCAATCTTCACCATATCGTTGAGAGTCGATGCGACAGAATCTTCGTCTGCGTATTTCACTTGTAATTGAATCATTGTATACAAATTTGAGGAATTGGGCTTAAAGCCTGCAGCTTTAAGCTGCTGGTAGTGAAATAAAGCTTCTTTATAATTGTCTGTTCTTCCCCAACCTTCTATCATGGATCTGTAAGTGGTTTCATCTGGTTCTAATCCGAGATCTCTCAGATTGTTGAAAACTCGTCGTGCTTCAATCATGTTTGATTTTTTCCCGTAACCAGTTATGAGAGTATTGTACGCAATGATATTAGGAGGAAATCCAGATTCTTGCATTGAATTCAAAACCATCTCAGCTTCTTCCATTTTGCCTTGTTGACAATAAGCATTCAACAAAACCAACCAATTCTCCTTATTCAAAGCAATCCTGTCCATTTTAAGAACTCTAATAGTTTCCTCTGTTTTCTCATACAAACCTAAACGCGTATAAATGGTAATCATCGACGAATAAGCAGATTCACATCTGATTCCCAATACCCTCATTTTCACAAAGGTGAATTCCGCTTCATTAAGATTTCGACATTTCTGATAAATGCTCATCAGCATACCAAATGTAGCTTCATTAGGTTTTATCCCTTTATCCAACATCATAACAAACCATTTTGAAGCTACAGCTGAAATCGAATGCTTAAAACAAGGGTAAATAAGTGTATTGAATACCTGATAATTGAGTTCACAACCTGAAACGTTAACCATCTCGTCTAATAACTTTTCAGCAGCATCCCAATCGCGTTTCCTGCCTAGTATACGAAAGGCTAGATTGTAAGCATTTGTGTTTTGTCTCAACTTTCCATTTCTTCTCATCCAATTGATAAATTCTAGAGATTTATCGTCGTCTTCTACAGACCTTTCCATCTGTTTCAAGACTGTATTACATCGCTCAACGCTCAAATTCTCCCCGTTCTCAACAATGGAAGCAAtatcattcttcttcttatagGCTGTAATTCCATTTTTCGGACTTCTTCTAACTCTAGGATGCCTTTTCTTATCGATATCAATGCTATCATCTTCATTGATACAAATAGTTGATCCATCTCGGCTGAATTGAGGTGAATCAGAAGACACCTCGAGATCCAACCGAGAAACCCTAATACGGTTCAATTTACAGATAGGTTTGGAAAATACAGAAATGGAACAGGGATCGGAGAGCTGAAAAGCAGCAGTATCTATGAGATTAAGCTTTCTGTATTCAAATGAATCCAAAGTAATCGAGAAATTGAAAGATGCCATGAGTATGATAAATTCAGCTACCTTATTGCACAAGGCTGAAGAAATTCCGCGAAGTTGAAGTTCCACATCGCCGCAATCAGTAGAACTGGTGTCGGCGGAAGGATGAATATTGATCAAAGATCATTAAAGAATGctaaaattgaagaagaagaagatgaaaattaTGAATCGAGAGAGATTACACAATGTTGTATGTAGGAGGAGGATAATGGAGACTGAAGCAGTGGACTACAATAACCGTTATTCCACTTCAAGCACCTGTACAAAAAGAATCCAATTTTTTCGATTATTTATTGAACAAGTTTATAAACGGTTCAAAACTCGGTTGAGTCGATTTATAATGTTTCGTCGGTTTTTATTTCATTGTTTTGGTCGGTTTTATATAGATTcgattcttttttatttttttttcgatTTTGTTTACACCCTAATTTATCCCTAATTTATGTTTATCAATTTTCGGGATGGGAGCGTGAATTACGACATGTTCCCCTCAAACAACTGAAAATTATGTTAGGAATCATTATTGAGCTATGAGCCTCTTTCCCGAATTATCTGGTTGAAAATAAACCGTCAAACCTTTAATGATTATAATAGTTCGATTCGTATAATTCATAATGATATGaatccaataatataattttaacttttgggtcaaatgaattgaattgtatTCTAGTAACAAAATTGCGAAACTGAAAATCAATTTCCTTCGTCATATCATGTGGTGGATAatctgaaatgaaaaaaataaaataaattttgaaagaaaaagtTATGAATACGAGCGTCTTAAATGATTTATGTTATACGCGTTCACCTCAATCCGAAAAAGATGGACTTGTACgagataaaaaatttcaatcttattagcatttaaaattattttttattgtttttcttccatttggtaacgtttaaacacgttttgcgttttttataataaaagttaatattttttaaaagaaaataaaaaatactgtAATATAACTTTAACTACTCtcctcatttttattatatatctaacTTAAAATTGAAtctttaacattatttaattttatcaatctttgtaaaaaaataacttaaacaCCTAATAGTAAAATGATAAAAGTTAGTGATTAAGATACAATATCATAGGTTTGATTCCCTAATAAGATAATTCCAAGTGAATTTAACTAAGATTGTGCTAACTTTCTctgtttaataaacaaaattgtaagaaaaagtttaaatttatcCAATTTTAACTAAGAAGAAggaaattattcaaaaacaGAACCATGATCCTCTAAGCCT
Proteins encoded:
- the LOC124911259 gene encoding pentatricopeptide repeat-containing protein At4g30825, chloroplastic; translation: MASFNFSITLDSFEYRKLNLIDTAAFQLSDPCSISVFSKPICKLNRIRVSRLDLEVSSDSPQFSRDGSTICINEDDSIDIDKKRHPRVRRSPKNGITAYKKKNDIASIVENGENLSVERCNTVLKQMERSVEDDDKSLEFINWMRRNGKLRQNTNAYNLAFRILGRKRDWDAAEKLLDEMVNVSGCELNYQVFNTLIYPCFKHSISAVASKWFVMMLDKGIKPNEATFGMLMSIYQKCRNLNEAEFTFVKMRVLGIRCESAYSSMITIYTRLGLYEKTEETIRVLKMDRIALNKENWLVLLNAYCQQGKMEEAEMVLNSMQESGFPPNIIAYNTLITGYGKKSNMIEARRVFNNLRDLGLEPDETTYRSMIEGWGRTDNYKEALFHYQQLKAAGFKPNSSNLYTMIQLQVKYADEDSVASTLNDMVKIGCQYASILGILLQAYEKAERFDRFPLIVRGSFYDHVLTNQTSCSSVVMAYVKHGLVDHALKILHERKWKDKTFQDNLYHLLICSCKDSGFFEEAVQIYNEMPKDDDKPNLHIVGTMIDIYTIVKKFKEGENLYSKLKSSGIALDMIAFSIVVRMYIKAGLLKEACSVLETMEKQKPSIVPDVYLLRDMLRTYQQLGLQTKLENLYYKILKVRTSWDQEMYNCVINCCSRALPVDELSTIFDEMIQNGFIPNSTTFNVILNTYCKAKLFAKARKVFFLAKRRGMVDVISYNTMIAAYGRSKYLKNMSSTVKKMEFDGFSVSLEAYNCMLDAYGKEDQMEDFKSVLEKLRSRGADVYSYNIMMNIYGEKKWIEEVGDVLNELKESGMRMDVCSYNTLIKAYGIAGKVEDAVGIVKEMREQGIEPDRITYVNLITALRNNDEILEAVKWSLWMKQMGF